One genomic region from Mycobacterium basiliense encodes:
- a CDS encoding rhodanese-like domain-containing protein: protein MSYAGDITPLEAWKILTDNPRAVLVDVRTSAEWTFVGVPDLSSLGRDVVYIEWNTVDGGHNGNFLAELQEAIPPADGADEERPVVFLCRSGNRSIGAAEAATAAGIVPAYNVLDGFEGHPDADGHRGVAGWRAIGLPWRQG from the coding sequence GTGAGCTACGCGGGAGACATAACGCCACTCGAGGCATGGAAGATCCTCACCGATAACCCTCGAGCGGTGCTGGTAGACGTGCGCACCTCCGCCGAGTGGACCTTTGTCGGAGTGCCGGACTTGTCCAGCCTCGGCCGTGACGTGGTCTACATCGAGTGGAACACCGTCGACGGGGGCCACAATGGGAACTTCCTGGCCGAACTGCAGGAGGCTATCCCACCCGCGGACGGGGCCGACGAAGAGCGTCCCGTGGTCTTCCTGTGTCGGTCGGGTAACCGCTCCATTGGTGCCGCCGAGGCCGCGACCGCGGCGGGGATAGTGCCGGCCTACAACGTGCTGGACGGCTTTGAAGGACACCCCGACGCCGACGGGCATCGCGGCGTGGCAGGCTGGCGCGCCATCGGCTTGCCCTGGAGACAGGGATGA
- a CDS encoding O-succinylhomoserine sulfhydrylase has protein sequence MTDGSWSGRSVRTPHALPDGVSQATIGVRGGMLRSGFDETAEAMYLTSGYVYDSAALAEQSFTGEVDHFVYSRYGNPTVATFEERLRLIEGAPAAFATASGMAAVFTALGALLAAGDRLVASRSLFGSCFVVCNEILPRWGVETVFVDGDDLSQWERALAEPTQAVFFETPSNPMQSLVDIASVTELAHAAGAKVVLDNVFATPLLQRSIPLGVDVVVYSGTKHIDGQGRVLGGAILGDKEYIDGPVQKLMRHTGPAMSAFNAWVLLKGLETLALRVEQGNSSAQHIAEFLEGHPAVRWVRYPYLASHPQHDLAKRQMSGGGTVVTFALAGPQEAAKKRAFEVLDKLRLIDISNNLGDAKSLITHPATTTHRAMGPEGRAAIGLGDDVVRISVGLEGTEDLIADIDRALG, from the coding sequence ATGACCGACGGTTCCTGGTCGGGACGTTCGGTCCGCACACCTCATGCGCTGCCGGATGGCGTCAGCCAAGCCACCATCGGCGTGCGTGGCGGGATGTTGCGGTCCGGGTTCGACGAGACGGCCGAGGCGATGTATCTGACATCGGGCTACGTTTACGATTCGGCGGCGCTTGCCGAGCAGTCGTTCACCGGCGAAGTAGACCACTTTGTGTACTCGCGTTACGGCAACCCGACGGTGGCCACCTTCGAGGAACGCCTACGTCTGATCGAGGGAGCCCCGGCGGCATTCGCCACCGCCAGCGGCATGGCAGCGGTATTTACCGCGCTGGGCGCCCTGCTGGCGGCGGGGGACCGGTTGGTGGCATCGCGCAGCTTGTTCGGGTCGTGCTTTGTGGTGTGCAACGAGATACTGCCGCGCTGGGGGGTAGAAACCGTTTTCGTCGACGGTGACGACCTCTCGCAGTGGGAGCGGGCCCTCGCGGAACCGACACAGGCGGTGTTCTTCGAAACCCCGTCGAATCCGATGCAGTCGTTGGTCGACATTGCCTCGGTGACCGAGCTGGCCCACGCTGCCGGTGCAAAAGTGGTGCTGGACAACGTTTTTGCTACGCCGCTATTGCAGCGGAGCATTCCGCTGGGGGTTGACGTGGTGGTGTACTCGGGCACCAAACACATCGACGGTCAGGGCCGGGTGCTGGGCGGAGCCATTCTCGGAGATAAGGAGTACATCGACGGTCCGGTGCAGAAGCTGATGCGGCACACCGGCCCGGCGATGAGCGCCTTCAATGCCTGGGTGTTGCTGAAAGGCCTTGAAACGCTGGCGCTTCGAGTGGAGCAGGGCAATTCCTCGGCGCAGCACATTGCGGAATTCCTGGAGGGACATCCGGCGGTCCGCTGGGTGCGCTACCCATATCTGGCCTCACATCCGCAGCATGATCTGGCCAAGCGCCAGATGTCCGGTGGCGGAACGGTCGTCACTTTCGCGCTTGCCGGCCCGCAGGAGGCCGCCAAGAAACGGGCCTTCGAGGTGCTGGACAAACTGCGGCTGATCGACATTTCCAACAACCTTGGCGATGCCAAGTCGCTCATCACCCATCCGGCGACCACGACGCACCGGGCGATGGGGCCGGAGGGTCGGGCCGCCATCGGGCTCGGGGACGACGTGGTGCGCATCTCGGTCGGGTTGGAAGGCACCGAGGACTTGATCGCCGACATCGACCGGGCCCTGGGATAG
- a CDS encoding NAD(P)/FAD-dependent oxidoreductase: MTPPTSEPSAAGRRHHVVIIGSGFGGLNAARALKRADVDITLISKTTTHLFQPLLYQVATGILSEGDIAPTTRLILRKQKNVRVLLGEVNGIDLNAKTVTSQLMDMTTVTRYDSLIVAAGAQQSYFGNDEFAIFAPGMKTVDDALELRGRILGAFEAAEVATDHAERERRLTFVVVGAGPTGVEVAGEIVQLAERTLAGAFRTITPSECRVILLDAAPSVLPPMGPKLGLKAQHRLEKMDVEVQLNAMVTAVDYKGITVKEKDGAVRRIECACKVWAAGVQASSLGKMIADQSEGTETDRAGRVIVEPDLTVKGHPHVFVIGDLMSVPGVPGMAQGAIQGAHYATTVIKHAVKGHDDPANRKPFKYFNKGSMALISRYSAVAQVGKLEFAGFIAWLAWLVLHLYYLVGHRNRIAAMFAWGISFLGRTRGQMAITSQMVYARLAMRYVQARAEGGALAAAERAEAAEREAAS; this comes from the coding sequence ATGACGCCCCCAACCAGCGAACCCTCAGCCGCCGGCAGGCGCCACCACGTCGTCATCATCGGAAGCGGATTCGGCGGACTGAATGCGGCCAGGGCGCTCAAGCGGGCCGACGTTGACATCACCCTCATCTCGAAGACGACCACCCACCTCTTCCAACCGCTGCTGTATCAGGTAGCCACCGGCATCTTGTCCGAAGGCGACATCGCCCCAACCACCAGGTTGATTCTGCGTAAGCAGAAAAACGTACGAGTGTTGCTGGGTGAGGTCAACGGGATCGACCTGAACGCGAAGACGGTTACGTCGCAATTGATGGACATGACGACGGTGACGCGGTATGACAGCCTCATCGTGGCCGCCGGCGCACAACAGTCCTACTTCGGCAACGACGAGTTCGCCATCTTCGCCCCCGGCATGAAAACCGTCGACGACGCCCTGGAATTGCGCGGCCGCATCCTCGGCGCGTTCGAGGCGGCCGAGGTCGCTACCGATCACGCCGAGCGCGAACGACGTCTGACATTTGTCGTGGTCGGCGCCGGACCGACCGGCGTCGAAGTGGCCGGCGAGATCGTCCAGCTGGCCGAGCGCACGCTGGCCGGGGCGTTTCGGACCATTACCCCCAGCGAGTGCCGGGTCATCCTGCTCGACGCGGCGCCCTCGGTGCTGCCGCCGATGGGCCCAAAGTTAGGCCTCAAGGCGCAACATCGACTGGAAAAGATGGATGTCGAGGTCCAGCTCAACGCGATGGTGACGGCCGTCGACTACAAAGGCATCACGGTCAAGGAGAAGGACGGCGCCGTGCGCCGGATCGAATGCGCGTGCAAGGTGTGGGCGGCGGGCGTGCAGGCTAGCTCGCTGGGCAAGATGATCGCCGACCAGTCCGAGGGCACCGAAACCGACCGCGCCGGACGAGTAATCGTCGAGCCCGACCTCACCGTCAAGGGCCACCCGCACGTCTTCGTCATCGGCGATCTGATGTCGGTGCCCGGTGTACCCGGGATGGCGCAGGGCGCCATTCAAGGGGCGCATTACGCCACCACGGTGATCAAGCACGCGGTGAAGGGCCACGACGATCCGGCCAACCGCAAGCCGTTCAAGTACTTCAACAAGGGCAGCATGGCCCTCATCTCCCGGTATAGCGCCGTCGCGCAGGTCGGCAAGCTCGAGTTCGCCGGCTTTATCGCATGGTTGGCGTGGCTGGTGCTGCATCTGTACTACCTGGTCGGCCATCGGAACCGGATCGCCGCGATGTTCGCCTGGGGAATCTCCTTCCTTGGCCGCACCCGCGGCCAGATGGCGATTACCAGCCAGATGGTCTACGCGCGATTGGCGATGCGCTATGTCCAGGCCCGAGCGGAAGGGGGCGCGCTGGCGGCCGCCGAACGCGCCGAGGCGGCCGAACGGGAAGCGGCGAGTTAG
- the lpqS gene encoding putative copper homeostasis (lipo)protein LpqS gives MRPAVGAMVAAWLVFGIAGVHCGIPRVDFAQTHLVAMAAGDQANLHLGSTPPCPPKFTTAESPRAPTSLVPLGVVVVIGLVVGFLADLSTAGGRGPPVRPGFAMSGRRLLTRFCLARC, from the coding sequence ATGCGACCCGCGGTTGGCGCGATGGTTGCCGCTTGGCTGGTTTTCGGTATTGCTGGAGTGCACTGCGGAATCCCGCGGGTCGATTTCGCCCAGACTCACCTTGTCGCAATGGCCGCCGGTGATCAGGCGAATCTGCACCTCGGTTCGACACCGCCGTGTCCACCGAAGTTTACGACCGCGGAGTCGCCGCGGGCGCCGACCTCTTTGGTGCCGCTCGGCGTCGTCGTGGTGATCGGCCTCGTTGTTGGCTTTCTGGCGGACCTCAGTACCGCGGGCGGCCGCGGTCCACCGGTTCGGCCGGGTTTCGCTATGTCGGGCCGGAGACTGCTGACGCGCTTCTGTCTAGCTCGTTGCTGA
- a CDS encoding PPE family protein codes for MDYGAQPPEVNSAKIYSGPGAGSMLVAAAAWEAIGDELYAAAKACRELVLGLTGESWQSPASWAMATAAATYVAWLGATAAQAQQAATQMRAAAGAFDAAFAAMVPPPVIAANRALLILLSATNVLGVNTPAIATVEAHYGEMWAQDAAAMYGYAGAAATTTLTDFAPAPGVANVAVVVDPASAALSQLTSAVPQALQQLAQPVQSSIAGLTLSDGLSTLSSLSSPASSAASTMSSSMSAMSSVSSVAKMLGSSTAVVSDEARTLGPTPAAAVGPAAGALPARIAGLASFAGSAGLGRAMSLGQLSVPPNWTSVALPPSASAAPLPAAVGAGPALPSGVGNILGGLPIAGTSGRAGEGVGGVAGARAGMRPTVMPRPVFGG; via the coding sequence ATGGACTATGGTGCGCAGCCACCAGAGGTCAACTCCGCGAAAATATACTCGGGCCCGGGTGCCGGCTCGATGCTGGTCGCCGCGGCGGCCTGGGAGGCCATCGGCGACGAGCTCTATGCCGCGGCCAAGGCCTGCCGTGAGCTTGTTTTGGGGCTGACCGGCGAATCCTGGCAAAGCCCGGCATCGTGGGCGATGGCCACGGCCGCGGCGACTTACGTGGCGTGGCTGGGCGCAACCGCGGCACAAGCCCAGCAAGCCGCTACGCAAATGCGGGCCGCCGCCGGCGCATTCGACGCCGCGTTTGCCGCAATGGTGCCCCCGCCGGTGATCGCCGCCAATCGCGCTTTGCTCATATTGCTGAGCGCAACCAACGTGTTGGGCGTCAACACTCCCGCCATCGCGACCGTCGAGGCCCACTATGGCGAGATGTGGGCCCAAGATGCCGCCGCCATGTACGGCTATGCGGGTGCGGCGGCGACGACGACCTTGACGGACTTCGCGCCGGCCCCGGGAGTAGCCAACGTGGCCGTGGTGGTCGACCCGGCCTCGGCCGCCTTGTCTCAGCTGACATCTGCTGTGCCCCAAGCATTACAACAGCTCGCCCAGCCGGTGCAGTCGTCAATTGCCGGCCTGACCCTGTCGGACGGCCTGAGCACCCTGAGCTCGTTGTCGTCGCCGGCCAGTTCGGCCGCCTCGACGATGAGTTCGTCGATGTCGGCCATGTCGTCGGTGAGCTCGGTGGCTAAGATGCTCGGCTCGTCCACCGCCGTCGTCTCGGATGAAGCCAGGACGCTCGGCCCCACCCCGGCTGCCGCGGTCGGCCCCGCCGCGGGTGCATTGCCGGCACGGATTGCAGGCCTGGCGAGTTTCGCAGGATCGGCCGGGTTGGGCAGGGCAATGTCCCTGGGACAGTTGTCGGTGCCGCCGAATTGGACCTCCGTCGCCCTGCCGCCCAGCGCCTCCGCGGCGCCGCTACCCGCCGCCGTGGGCGCGGGTCCGGCGCTGCCAAGTGGCGTCGGAAACATTCTGGGCGGCTTGCCAATTGCGGGCACGTCCGGCCGAGCCGGCGAGGGTGTTGGCGGTGTCGCCGGCGCGCGGGCGGGCATGCGCCCCACGGTGATGCCGCGCCCCGTGTTCGGCGGGTGA
- a CDS encoding HNH endonuclease signature motif containing protein, with product MLADAATIAGDSAAPGYLSGFGGLPAPGLRELAKSAKLRPLIHPKDRPPEPQYRPSTALAEFVRCRDLTCRFPGCDRPAAHCDIDHTVPYPLGPTHASNLKLLCRIHHRLKSFYAGSHGWQDRQEPDGTVFWTAPSGDTSTPPGPAGVFSFRRWPSRPAHWCCRRICRHRRSIEV from the coding sequence GTGCTGGCCGACGCCGCGACCATTGCGGGCGACTCGGCGGCCCCTGGCTACCTGTCGGGGTTCGGTGGCCTTCCCGCGCCTGGGCTTCGAGAACTGGCCAAGTCGGCCAAGCTGCGCCCGCTAATCCACCCCAAGGATCGTCCGCCCGAGCCGCAGTACCGGCCGTCGACGGCTTTGGCCGAGTTCGTTCGATGCCGCGATCTCACATGTCGGTTCCCTGGCTGCGATCGCCCCGCCGCACACTGCGACATTGACCACACGGTGCCGTATCCGTTGGGGCCGACACATGCGTCAAACCTCAAGCTACTATGCCGAATTCATCATCGGCTGAAGTCGTTCTATGCCGGGTCGCACGGTTGGCAGGATCGCCAGGAGCCGGACGGCACCGTGTTCTGGACCGCACCGTCCGGAGACACGTCTACACCACCAGGCCCGGCGGGAGTCTTTTCTTTCCGGCGCTGGCCATCCCGACCGGCGCACTGGTGTTGCCGGCGGATCTGCCGCCACCGGCGGAGCATCGAGGTCTGA
- a CDS encoding serine hydrolase domain-containing protein — protein MSLLPRIAWVILAGCLLAGCGSLPVPQPSSSPGAPGSTSGKADAVMRVVREFMAQAHLRAVIVRITENGKEMLTEAVGESMTGVPATTDMHFRNGAVAISYVSTLLLRLVDENRVSLDDTLSKWLPDFPHADRVTLGQLAQMTSGYPDYVIGNDAFNNELYANPFRQWTTEELLAQIAARPLLYEPGTNWDYAHTNYLLLGLALEKATGQDMPTLLRKKVLAPLGLTATANFDTPTIPRPALHAFSSERREFLKIPSDIPFYEESTFWNPSWTITHGAVQTTNIYDMTATAAGIGSGKLLSADSYKKMVSTDLRGKTRPQPGCPTCFTQNEGYTYGLGIVLSGHWLLQNPMFAGYSAVAAYLPSQRIAIAVAATYAPEAFDDQGDYSNQADILFRKVGAEVAPNDAPPMPPGR, from the coding sequence ATGTCACTTTTGCCAAGGATTGCCTGGGTGATTTTGGCCGGCTGCTTGCTGGCCGGTTGTGGGTCACTACCCGTACCACAGCCCAGCTCGTCGCCGGGCGCGCCGGGCAGCACCAGCGGCAAGGCCGACGCGGTGATGCGGGTCGTGCGCGAGTTCATGGCACAGGCTCACCTGCGGGCCGTCATAGTCCGGATCACGGAGAATGGCAAGGAGATGCTCACCGAAGCCGTCGGTGAATCGATGACCGGCGTTCCGGCCACCACCGACATGCACTTTCGCAACGGCGCCGTCGCGATTTCGTATGTGTCGACGTTGTTGCTCAGGCTAGTGGACGAGAACAGGGTGAGCCTGGATGACACATTGTCGAAGTGGTTGCCAGACTTTCCCCATGCCGACCGCGTGACGCTGGGTCAGCTGGCACAAATGACCTCGGGCTACCCCGACTACGTAATCGGCAACGACGCGTTCAACAACGAGCTCTACGCTAACCCGTTCCGGCAGTGGACAACCGAAGAACTGCTGGCCCAAATCGCCGCGCGACCACTACTCTACGAACCCGGCACCAACTGGGACTACGCGCACACCAATTACCTCTTGTTGGGGCTGGCGCTCGAAAAGGCTACCGGCCAGGATATGCCGACGTTGCTGCGCAAGAAAGTCCTGGCACCACTGGGCCTGACCGCCACCGCTAACTTCGATACGCCCACCATCCCGCGACCCGCCCTGCACGCATTCAGCTCGGAGCGTCGGGAGTTTTTGAAGATCCCGTCTGACATACCGTTTTACGAGGAGTCCACCTTTTGGAATCCGTCGTGGACCATCACCCACGGCGCGGTGCAGACCACCAACATCTACGACATGACGGCAACAGCCGCCGGCATCGGCTCGGGCAAGCTGCTCTCCGCGGATTCGTACAAGAAAATGGTGTCGACCGACCTGCGCGGTAAGACGCGGCCCCAGCCGGGCTGCCCCACCTGCTTCACGCAAAACGAGGGCTACACCTATGGCCTGGGAATCGTCCTCTCCGGCCATTGGCTGCTGCAGAATCCCATGTTTGCCGGGTATTCGGCGGTAGCGGCGTATCTACCGTCGCAACGAATCGCAATCGCCGTCGCGGCCACCTACGCCCCTGAAGCCTTCGACGATCAAGGCGACTACAGCAACCAGGCTGACATACTATTCCGCAAGGTCGGCGCCGAGGTAGCACCCAACGACGCGCCCCCCATGCCACCGGGGAGATAG
- a CDS encoding acyl-CoA dehydrogenase — protein MSTDTPPAFDPDDPLGLDASLSSDEIAVRETVRKFCAEHITPHVADWFESGDLPVARELAKQLGQLGLLGMHLHGYGCGGASSVHYGLACLELEAADSGIRSLVSVQGSLAMFAIATFGTEEHKQRWLPSMAAGELIGCFGLTEPDVGSDPAAMKTRARRDGADWVLNGRKMWITNGSIADVAIVWAATEEGIRGYVVPTETPGFSANTIHHKLSLRASVTSELVLDDVRLPAEAMLPEVAGLKGPLSCLSEARYGIVWGAMGAARSAWQSALEYAKQRTQFGRPIAGFQLTQAKLVDMAVELHKGQLLALQLGRLKDTVGLRPEQVSFGKLNNTREAIEICRTARTILGGNGISLEYPVIRHMVNLESVLTYEGTPEMHQLVLGQAFTGLPAFR, from the coding sequence ATGAGCACCGACACACCACCCGCCTTCGACCCCGACGATCCGCTCGGTTTGGACGCATCGCTATCCAGCGACGAGATCGCGGTCCGGGAGACCGTCCGAAAGTTTTGCGCCGAGCACATCACCCCGCATGTCGCCGACTGGTTCGAGAGCGGCGACCTGCCGGTGGCGCGCGAACTAGCCAAACAGCTAGGCCAACTCGGACTGCTGGGCATGCATCTGCACGGATACGGCTGTGGGGGCGCGTCCTCCGTCCACTACGGCTTGGCGTGCCTGGAGCTCGAGGCCGCCGATTCCGGCATCCGGTCGTTGGTGTCGGTCCAGGGTTCGCTGGCGATGTTTGCGATCGCGACCTTTGGCACGGAGGAACACAAACAGCGGTGGTTGCCATCCATGGCGGCGGGGGAGCTGATCGGCTGCTTTGGGTTGACCGAACCCGACGTCGGCTCCGACCCGGCCGCGATGAAGACCCGGGCGCGCCGAGATGGTGCGGATTGGGTGCTCAACGGCCGAAAAATGTGGATCACCAACGGCTCGATCGCCGACGTTGCGATCGTATGGGCCGCCACCGAGGAGGGCATCCGGGGGTACGTGGTGCCTACAGAAACCCCCGGATTCAGTGCCAACACCATCCACCACAAGTTGTCCCTGCGGGCATCGGTCACCAGCGAGTTGGTGCTCGATGATGTGCGGCTGCCGGCGGAGGCGATGCTGCCGGAGGTAGCCGGGCTTAAGGGGCCGCTGAGCTGCCTGTCGGAAGCACGCTACGGAATCGTGTGGGGCGCCATGGGCGCGGCGCGGTCGGCGTGGCAGTCAGCGCTTGAGTACGCCAAGCAGCGCACCCAATTCGGCCGGCCAATCGCCGGATTTCAGTTGACCCAGGCGAAGCTGGTCGACATGGCGGTCGAACTGCACAAGGGTCAGCTGCTGGCGTTGCAACTGGGCCGCCTCAAGGACACCGTCGGCCTGCGTCCCGAGCAAGTCAGCTTCGGCAAGCTCAACAACACCCGGGAGGCGATCGAGATTTGCCGCACCGCGCGAACCATCCTGGGCGGAAACGGAATATCGTTGGAATACCCCGTCATTCGGCACATGGTGAACCTGGAATCGGTTTTGACCTACGAGGGCACACCCGAGATGCACCAGCTGGTGCTCGGCCAGGCCTTTACCGGGCTGCCCGCGTTCCGCTGA
- a CDS encoding DUF3054 domain-containing protein gives MQPRRGLSWLGWLAIDIVAVLVFCAVGRRSHAEGISIGGVATTAWPFLAGTIIGWLVSRGWQRPTNVVPTGVAVWLSTVAVGMILRKASSAGVAASFVVVAGTVTAILLLGWRAVVILMLRHRTDA, from the coding sequence ATGCAACCGCGCCGTGGGCTTTCATGGCTGGGCTGGTTGGCTATCGACATCGTCGCTGTGCTGGTTTTCTGCGCTGTCGGGCGCCGCAGTCACGCCGAAGGAATCAGTATCGGTGGCGTAGCGACTACCGCGTGGCCGTTCCTCGCCGGGACCATCATCGGGTGGCTGGTGTCGCGTGGTTGGCAGCGCCCCACGAATGTGGTCCCCACTGGGGTGGCCGTGTGGCTGTCCACCGTCGCGGTCGGCATGATCTTGCGTAAAGCCAGTTCGGCGGGCGTGGCCGCGAGTTTCGTCGTGGTCGCCGGCACGGTCACCGCGATCCTGTTGCTCGGGTGGCGGGCGGTCGTCATCTTGATGCTGCGACACCGCACGGATGCCTAA
- a CDS encoding class I SAM-dependent methyltransferase: protein MVWTDGADWDLSTGVGTAGFGATARAVATGNGLLDDRFAEALVRAASVDDSNWVIDGDFGAADGTGEPTTSAMMDILSMTPSYVSTTRI from the coding sequence ATGGTGTGGACAGACGGTGCCGACTGGGATCTGTCGACGGGTGTCGGGACCGCCGGCTTCGGTGCGACCGCCAGGGCGGTGGCAACCGGCAACGGCCTGCTCGACGATCGGTTCGCCGAGGCACTGGTTCGCGCGGCGAGTGTGGACGACTCCAACTGGGTGATCGACGGCGATTTCGGCGCAGCCGACGGCACCGGTGAACCGACCACGAGCGCGATGATGGACATCCTGTCGATGACCCCGAGCTATGTCAGCACAACCCGGATCTAG
- a CDS encoding GNAT family N-acetyltransferase, with protein sequence MSAQPGSSEAVGELRFVPAALDDPLAQPLLNELAVEYAQRYGSTPATVLEWFKTSPASEFALPHGGMLIGVVNGEAVTGGAFCRLDADTAELKRIWTHRDYRRRGYAQALLALLEAQIVARGYRNVYLVTGDRQPEAEALYEACGYARLPGPLPSRGPVLPIAFLKRLT encoded by the coding sequence ATGTCAGCACAACCCGGATCTAGCGAGGCGGTCGGCGAACTACGGTTCGTCCCGGCGGCCCTGGACGACCCGCTGGCCCAGCCGTTGCTGAACGAGCTCGCCGTCGAATACGCGCAGCGCTACGGAAGCACTCCTGCCACCGTGCTGGAGTGGTTCAAGACCAGCCCGGCCTCCGAATTTGCGCTGCCGCACGGCGGAATGTTGATCGGTGTGGTCAACGGCGAGGCGGTCACCGGCGGCGCATTCTGCAGACTTGACGCCGACACGGCCGAACTCAAGCGCATCTGGACGCATCGCGATTACCGCCGCCGCGGGTATGCGCAGGCGTTGTTGGCCCTGCTGGAGGCGCAGATCGTGGCCCGCGGATATCGGAACGTCTATTTGGTCACCGGGGATCGCCAGCCCGAGGCCGAGGCGCTGTATGAGGCCTGCGGCTACGCCCGGCTGCCCGGACCGCTACCGTCACGGGGCCCGGTGCTGCCCATTGCGTTTCTCAAGAGGCTGACATGA
- a CDS encoding LLM class flavin-dependent oxidoreductase, with amino-acid sequence MTGLLHLAVALDGFGWHPQAWRFLSGSGVGSALGGRYWADLAVTAERGLLDFLTIDDTLMPQPGRRERIDPRRLAGRADAVLVAARVAPLTRHIGLVPVATVTHTEPFHISKSIATLDYVSHGRAGWQVRVSATEHEAALFGRRSVRPDELFAEARDCVEVVRRLWDSWEDDAVIRDITTGRYIDTEKLHYIDFVGKYFSVKGPSITPRPPQGQPLVSALAHATPIYEFASAAADVVFITPTDGSSAQGILAQVHAAGGGELKVFADVVVSFDGHDEFKSDALVFAGRATELVDMLLDWQRLGIDGARLRPAVNANDLPVIVDQVVPLLQRAGRFRTGYRDGETLRERLGLPPAPNRYTVQ; translated from the coding sequence ATGACCGGTCTGCTGCATTTGGCGGTGGCGCTGGACGGGTTTGGTTGGCATCCCCAGGCCTGGCGGTTCCTGTCGGGGTCGGGTGTGGGGTCCGCCTTGGGCGGCCGGTACTGGGCTGATCTGGCGGTAACCGCCGAACGCGGCTTGCTCGACTTCCTCACCATCGATGACACCCTGATGCCGCAACCGGGGCGCCGGGAGCGTATCGACCCGCGCCGTCTGGCCGGTCGTGCCGATGCCGTGTTGGTTGCGGCGCGCGTCGCCCCGCTGACACGACACATCGGCTTGGTCCCGGTGGCAACGGTCACTCATACCGAGCCCTTTCACATTTCGAAATCCATTGCCACGCTTGACTACGTCTCGCACGGTCGGGCGGGCTGGCAGGTGCGGGTCAGCGCGACCGAACACGAGGCGGCCCTATTCGGACGTCGATCGGTGCGTCCCGACGAACTGTTTGCCGAGGCCCGAGACTGCGTCGAGGTGGTGCGCAGGCTCTGGGATAGTTGGGAAGATGATGCGGTGATCCGCGACATCACCACGGGCCGCTATATCGACACAGAAAAACTGCATTACATCGACTTCGTCGGAAAGTACTTCTCCGTGAAGGGGCCATCGATAACCCCACGCCCCCCGCAGGGCCAACCGCTGGTGTCGGCCCTGGCGCACGCCACCCCGATTTATGAGTTCGCCTCGGCCGCGGCCGATGTCGTGTTCATCACGCCGACCGATGGGTCCTCGGCGCAAGGCATTCTCGCGCAAGTCCACGCAGCCGGGGGTGGGGAGTTGAAAGTGTTTGCCGACGTGGTTGTTTCGTTTGACGGTCATGATGAGTTCAAATCCGATGCGCTGGTCTTCGCCGGCAGAGCAACGGAGTTGGTTGACATGCTGCTGGATTGGCAGCGGCTCGGCATCGACGGGGCGCGGTTGCGACCGGCGGTGAACGCCAACGACCTTCCCGTTATCGTCGACCAGGTGGTACCGCTACTGCAACGCGCCGGCCGGTTCCGCACCGGCTATCGGGACGGTGAAACATTGCGTGAGCGCCTTGGTCTGCCGCCGGCACCCAACCGTTATACGGTGCAGTGA